The Helianthus annuus cultivar XRQ/B chromosome 16, HanXRQr2.0-SUNRISE, whole genome shotgun sequence genome includes a window with the following:
- the LOC110889857 gene encoding probable receptor-like protein kinase At1g49730 isoform X2, whose protein sequence is MVRYSWILLLQLLLLLVVTRLSSAMAASGCPLDLSGSNITRAAVICSEPESRASCCRYINALIAVSIARYANTTNSLGVSPEISNTCLQNISQTLELYGMTKRASAFCGFGTKISANYECLGMTTVNEMQQSPNFSNVTLYCSAPLGEERCKKCINAGILFLRNLVKAGDNMTLSICRDATFVAVASQVDDVAAVDLANCFFGVQGLSSTPVITGSSPPNFSPASSPSPSVSVGPSQYSLTIPRTTRHHSYHLSLVPVVGIAVTALATMMLVLMVFLIRRKSKQLKEHEMTTDKTSMERYSQPTKKFQEVYAGPSSMLTKFSYKETKKATNNFSTIIGQGGFGTVYKAQFSDGSIVAVKHMDKVSEQAVEEFCREILLLARLHHRHLVALKGFCIEKHERFLMYEYMANGSLKDHLHTPGVAPLSWQTRIHIAIDVANALEYLHFYCDPPLCHRDIKSSNILLDENFVGKVADFGLAYASKDGSICFEPVNTEIRGTPGYMDPEYLVTQELKEKSDIYSYGVVLLELITSKRAIQDNKNLVESCQPLMTSESRFIELVDPAIGDTFDFDQLQTLVTLVKWCTHREGRARPSIKQVLRLLYECADPTHNGFLEAVVTEKGRNSKGKSHRRDNQSWDARGLASSSSTTRSYCSRSFLLENGSPQSPSNIPSI, encoded by the exons ATGGTGCGATACAGCTGGATACTACTATTACAGTTACTGCTGTTGCTTGTCGTTACGCGTCTCTCTTCTGCAATGGCAGCTTCAG GTTGCCCATTAGATCTAAGTGGCTCTAATATTACACGAGCTGCCGTAATTTGTTCGGAACCAGAATCTAGAGCAAGTTGCTGTCGTTATATCAACGCCCTTATTGCAGTATCTATTGCTCGTTATGCAAACACAACTAACAGCCTAGGTGTTTCTCCCGAAATATCCAATACATGTCTCCAAAATATATCCCAAACTTTAGAACTATATGGAATGACAAAACGAGCTTCAGCATTTTGTGGATTTGGGACGAAAATTTCCGCTAATTACGAGTGCCTTGGAATGACAACAGTCAACGAGATGCAGCAATCTCCCAATTTTTCCAACGTGACTCTATATTGCAGCGCACCGTTAGGAGAAGAACGTTGTAAAAAGTGTATAAATGCTGGAATTTTGTTTTTGAGAAATTTAGTGAAAGCGGGGGATAATATGACATTGAGCATTTGTAGGGATGCAACGTTTGTTGCTGTTGCTAGCCAAGTTGATGATGTTGCGGCTGTTGACCTTGCTAACTGTTTTTTTGGAGTTCAAGGACTCAGTAGCACTCCTG TTATTACAGGATCATCTCCCCCTAACTTTTCACCTGCTTCATCTCCAAGCCCGTCTGTTTCTGTAGGCCCAAGTCAATACTCTTTGACCATACCTAGAACTACTAGACACCATTCCTACCATCTGTCATTGGTTCCTGTTGTTGGCATTGCAGTTACAGCACTAGCCACTATGATGCTGGTATTAATGGTTTTCCTTATTCGCAGAAAAAGCAAACAACTTAAAGAACATGAGATGACGACCGATAAAACCTCAATGGAAAGATATTCTCAGCCAACAAAGAAGTTCCAAGAAG TTTATGCAGGTCCATCATCTATGTTAACAAAGTTCAGTTATAAAGAAACTAAAAAAGCAACCAACAATTTTAGTACGATTATTGGACAAGGGGGATTTGGGACTGTATATAAAGCTCAATTTAGTGATGGTTCAATAGTAGCAGTAAAACATATGGATAAAGTTTCTGAACAAGCTGTAGAAGAATTCTGCAGAGAAATTTTGCTTCTTGCTAGGCTTCATCATCGTCATCTTGTTGCCTTAAAAGGATTTTGCATTGAAAAACACGAAAG GTTTCTCATGTATGAATATATGGCAAACGGGAGCTTAAAGGATCATCTTCACA CTCCAGGTGTGGCTCCGCTGAGTTGGCAGACACGAATTCATATTGCAATTGACGTGGCAAATGCTTTG GAATACCTCCACTTCTACTGTGATCCTCCTCTGTGTCATAGAGACATCAAGTCCAGCAATATATTGCTTGATGAGAACTTCGTAGGAAAG GTTGCAGACTTTGGGCTTGCATATGCATCTAAAGATGGATCCATTTGTTTTGAACCGGTTAACACAGAGATCAGAGGAACTCCTG GTTACATGGATCCCGAATACTTAGTCACACAAGAACTAAAAGAAAAAAGCGACATCTACAGTTACGGGGTTGTGCTACTAGAATTAATAACCTCGAAACGAGCTATACAAGACAACAAAAACTTAGTAGAGTCATGCCAACCCCTAATGACATCCGAATCAAGATTCATAGAGCTTGTGGACCCCGCAATCGGAGACacctttgactttgaccaacTTCAAACCCTAGTCACACTTGTCAAATGGTGTACCCACAGAGAAGGGCGGGCTCGTCCTTCAATTAAACAGGTATTAAGGCTTCTATACGAGTGTGCGGACCCCACACATAATGGGTTTCTTGAAGCTGTAGTAACTGAAAAGGGGAGAAACAGTAAAGGTAAATCGCATAGGAGAGACAACCAAAGTTGGGATGCGCGCGGTTTGGCTTCTTCGTCTAGTACAACGCGGTCTTATTGTAGTAGAAGTTTTCTGCTTGAAAATGGATCACCTCAATCTCCTTCAAATATACCCTCCATATAA
- the LOC110889857 gene encoding probable receptor-like protein kinase At1g49730 isoform X1, with product MVRYSWILLLQLLLLLVVTRLSSAMAASAGCPLDLSGSNITRAAVICSEPESRASCCRYINALIAVSIARYANTTNSLGVSPEISNTCLQNISQTLELYGMTKRASAFCGFGTKISANYECLGMTTVNEMQQSPNFSNVTLYCSAPLGEERCKKCINAGILFLRNLVKAGDNMTLSICRDATFVAVASQVDDVAAVDLANCFFGVQGLSSTPVITGSSPPNFSPASSPSPSVSVGPSQYSLTIPRTTRHHSYHLSLVPVVGIAVTALATMMLVLMVFLIRRKSKQLKEHEMTTDKTSMERYSQPTKKFQEVYAGPSSMLTKFSYKETKKATNNFSTIIGQGGFGTVYKAQFSDGSIVAVKHMDKVSEQAVEEFCREILLLARLHHRHLVALKGFCIEKHERFLMYEYMANGSLKDHLHTPGVAPLSWQTRIHIAIDVANALEYLHFYCDPPLCHRDIKSSNILLDENFVGKVADFGLAYASKDGSICFEPVNTEIRGTPGYMDPEYLVTQELKEKSDIYSYGVVLLELITSKRAIQDNKNLVESCQPLMTSESRFIELVDPAIGDTFDFDQLQTLVTLVKWCTHREGRARPSIKQVLRLLYECADPTHNGFLEAVVTEKGRNSKGKSHRRDNQSWDARGLASSSSTTRSYCSRSFLLENGSPQSPSNIPSI from the exons ATGGTGCGATACAGCTGGATACTACTATTACAGTTACTGCTGTTGCTTGTCGTTACGCGTCTCTCTTCTGCAATGGCAGCTTCAG CAGGTTGCCCATTAGATCTAAGTGGCTCTAATATTACACGAGCTGCCGTAATTTGTTCGGAACCAGAATCTAGAGCAAGTTGCTGTCGTTATATCAACGCCCTTATTGCAGTATCTATTGCTCGTTATGCAAACACAACTAACAGCCTAGGTGTTTCTCCCGAAATATCCAATACATGTCTCCAAAATATATCCCAAACTTTAGAACTATATGGAATGACAAAACGAGCTTCAGCATTTTGTGGATTTGGGACGAAAATTTCCGCTAATTACGAGTGCCTTGGAATGACAACAGTCAACGAGATGCAGCAATCTCCCAATTTTTCCAACGTGACTCTATATTGCAGCGCACCGTTAGGAGAAGAACGTTGTAAAAAGTGTATAAATGCTGGAATTTTGTTTTTGAGAAATTTAGTGAAAGCGGGGGATAATATGACATTGAGCATTTGTAGGGATGCAACGTTTGTTGCTGTTGCTAGCCAAGTTGATGATGTTGCGGCTGTTGACCTTGCTAACTGTTTTTTTGGAGTTCAAGGACTCAGTAGCACTCCTG TTATTACAGGATCATCTCCCCCTAACTTTTCACCTGCTTCATCTCCAAGCCCGTCTGTTTCTGTAGGCCCAAGTCAATACTCTTTGACCATACCTAGAACTACTAGACACCATTCCTACCATCTGTCATTGGTTCCTGTTGTTGGCATTGCAGTTACAGCACTAGCCACTATGATGCTGGTATTAATGGTTTTCCTTATTCGCAGAAAAAGCAAACAACTTAAAGAACATGAGATGACGACCGATAAAACCTCAATGGAAAGATATTCTCAGCCAACAAAGAAGTTCCAAGAAG TTTATGCAGGTCCATCATCTATGTTAACAAAGTTCAGTTATAAAGAAACTAAAAAAGCAACCAACAATTTTAGTACGATTATTGGACAAGGGGGATTTGGGACTGTATATAAAGCTCAATTTAGTGATGGTTCAATAGTAGCAGTAAAACATATGGATAAAGTTTCTGAACAAGCTGTAGAAGAATTCTGCAGAGAAATTTTGCTTCTTGCTAGGCTTCATCATCGTCATCTTGTTGCCTTAAAAGGATTTTGCATTGAAAAACACGAAAG GTTTCTCATGTATGAATATATGGCAAACGGGAGCTTAAAGGATCATCTTCACA CTCCAGGTGTGGCTCCGCTGAGTTGGCAGACACGAATTCATATTGCAATTGACGTGGCAAATGCTTTG GAATACCTCCACTTCTACTGTGATCCTCCTCTGTGTCATAGAGACATCAAGTCCAGCAATATATTGCTTGATGAGAACTTCGTAGGAAAG GTTGCAGACTTTGGGCTTGCATATGCATCTAAAGATGGATCCATTTGTTTTGAACCGGTTAACACAGAGATCAGAGGAACTCCTG GTTACATGGATCCCGAATACTTAGTCACACAAGAACTAAAAGAAAAAAGCGACATCTACAGTTACGGGGTTGTGCTACTAGAATTAATAACCTCGAAACGAGCTATACAAGACAACAAAAACTTAGTAGAGTCATGCCAACCCCTAATGACATCCGAATCAAGATTCATAGAGCTTGTGGACCCCGCAATCGGAGACacctttgactttgaccaacTTCAAACCCTAGTCACACTTGTCAAATGGTGTACCCACAGAGAAGGGCGGGCTCGTCCTTCAATTAAACAGGTATTAAGGCTTCTATACGAGTGTGCGGACCCCACACATAATGGGTTTCTTGAAGCTGTAGTAACTGAAAAGGGGAGAAACAGTAAAGGTAAATCGCATAGGAGAGACAACCAAAGTTGGGATGCGCGCGGTTTGGCTTCTTCGTCTAGTACAACGCGGTCTTATTGTAGTAGAAGTTTTCTGCTTGAAAATGGATCACCTCAATCTCCTTCAAATATACCCTCCATATAA
- the LOC110889857 gene encoding probable receptor-like protein kinase At1g49730 isoform X4, which produces MVRYSWILLLQLLLLLVVTRLSSAMAASGCPLDLSGSNITRAAVICSEPESRASCCRYINALIAVSIARYANTTNSLGVSPEISNTCLQNISQTLELYGMTKRASAFCGFGTKISANYECLGMTTVNEMQQSPNFSNVTLYCSAPLGEERCKKCINAGILFLRNLVKAGDNMTLSICRDATFVAVASQVDDVAAVDLANCFFGVQGLSSTPVITGSSPPNFSPASSPSPSVSVGPSQYSLTIPRTTRHHSYHLSLVPVVGIAVTALATMMLVLMVFLIRRKSKQLKEHEMTTDKTSMERYSQPTKKFQEGPSSMLTKFSYKETKKATNNFSTIIGQGGFGTVYKAQFSDGSIVAVKHMDKVSEQAVEEFCREILLLARLHHRHLVALKGFCIEKHERFLMYEYMANGSLKDHLHTPGVAPLSWQTRIHIAIDVANALEYLHFYCDPPLCHRDIKSSNILLDENFVGKVADFGLAYASKDGSICFEPVNTEIRGTPGYMDPEYLVTQELKEKSDIYSYGVVLLELITSKRAIQDNKNLVESCQPLMTSESRFIELVDPAIGDTFDFDQLQTLVTLVKWCTHREGRARPSIKQVLRLLYECADPTHNGFLEAVVTEKGRNSKGKSHRRDNQSWDARGLASSSSTTRSYCSRSFLLENGSPQSPSNIPSI; this is translated from the exons ATGGTGCGATACAGCTGGATACTACTATTACAGTTACTGCTGTTGCTTGTCGTTACGCGTCTCTCTTCTGCAATGGCAGCTTCAG GTTGCCCATTAGATCTAAGTGGCTCTAATATTACACGAGCTGCCGTAATTTGTTCGGAACCAGAATCTAGAGCAAGTTGCTGTCGTTATATCAACGCCCTTATTGCAGTATCTATTGCTCGTTATGCAAACACAACTAACAGCCTAGGTGTTTCTCCCGAAATATCCAATACATGTCTCCAAAATATATCCCAAACTTTAGAACTATATGGAATGACAAAACGAGCTTCAGCATTTTGTGGATTTGGGACGAAAATTTCCGCTAATTACGAGTGCCTTGGAATGACAACAGTCAACGAGATGCAGCAATCTCCCAATTTTTCCAACGTGACTCTATATTGCAGCGCACCGTTAGGAGAAGAACGTTGTAAAAAGTGTATAAATGCTGGAATTTTGTTTTTGAGAAATTTAGTGAAAGCGGGGGATAATATGACATTGAGCATTTGTAGGGATGCAACGTTTGTTGCTGTTGCTAGCCAAGTTGATGATGTTGCGGCTGTTGACCTTGCTAACTGTTTTTTTGGAGTTCAAGGACTCAGTAGCACTCCTG TTATTACAGGATCATCTCCCCCTAACTTTTCACCTGCTTCATCTCCAAGCCCGTCTGTTTCTGTAGGCCCAAGTCAATACTCTTTGACCATACCTAGAACTACTAGACACCATTCCTACCATCTGTCATTGGTTCCTGTTGTTGGCATTGCAGTTACAGCACTAGCCACTATGATGCTGGTATTAATGGTTTTCCTTATTCGCAGAAAAAGCAAACAACTTAAAGAACATGAGATGACGACCGATAAAACCTCAATGGAAAGATATTCTCAGCCAACAAAGAAGTTCCAAGAAG GTCCATCATCTATGTTAACAAAGTTCAGTTATAAAGAAACTAAAAAAGCAACCAACAATTTTAGTACGATTATTGGACAAGGGGGATTTGGGACTGTATATAAAGCTCAATTTAGTGATGGTTCAATAGTAGCAGTAAAACATATGGATAAAGTTTCTGAACAAGCTGTAGAAGAATTCTGCAGAGAAATTTTGCTTCTTGCTAGGCTTCATCATCGTCATCTTGTTGCCTTAAAAGGATTTTGCATTGAAAAACACGAAAG GTTTCTCATGTATGAATATATGGCAAACGGGAGCTTAAAGGATCATCTTCACA CTCCAGGTGTGGCTCCGCTGAGTTGGCAGACACGAATTCATATTGCAATTGACGTGGCAAATGCTTTG GAATACCTCCACTTCTACTGTGATCCTCCTCTGTGTCATAGAGACATCAAGTCCAGCAATATATTGCTTGATGAGAACTTCGTAGGAAAG GTTGCAGACTTTGGGCTTGCATATGCATCTAAAGATGGATCCATTTGTTTTGAACCGGTTAACACAGAGATCAGAGGAACTCCTG GTTACATGGATCCCGAATACTTAGTCACACAAGAACTAAAAGAAAAAAGCGACATCTACAGTTACGGGGTTGTGCTACTAGAATTAATAACCTCGAAACGAGCTATACAAGACAACAAAAACTTAGTAGAGTCATGCCAACCCCTAATGACATCCGAATCAAGATTCATAGAGCTTGTGGACCCCGCAATCGGAGACacctttgactttgaccaacTTCAAACCCTAGTCACACTTGTCAAATGGTGTACCCACAGAGAAGGGCGGGCTCGTCCTTCAATTAAACAGGTATTAAGGCTTCTATACGAGTGTGCGGACCCCACACATAATGGGTTTCTTGAAGCTGTAGTAACTGAAAAGGGGAGAAACAGTAAAGGTAAATCGCATAGGAGAGACAACCAAAGTTGGGATGCGCGCGGTTTGGCTTCTTCGTCTAGTACAACGCGGTCTTATTGTAGTAGAAGTTTTCTGCTTGAAAATGGATCACCTCAATCTCCTTCAAATATACCCTCCATATAA
- the LOC110889857 gene encoding probable receptor-like protein kinase At1g49730 isoform X3 — protein MVRYSWILLLQLLLLLVVTRLSSAMAASAGCPLDLSGSNITRAAVICSEPESRASCCRYINALIAVSIARYANTTNSLGVSPEISNTCLQNISQTLELYGMTKRASAFCGFGTKISANYECLGMTTVNEMQQSPNFSNVTLYCSAPLGEERCKKCINAGILFLRNLVKAGDNMTLSICRDATFVAVASQVDDVAAVDLANCFFGVQGLSSTPVITGSSPPNFSPASSPSPSVSVGPSQYSLTIPRTTRHHSYHLSLVPVVGIAVTALATMMLVLMVFLIRRKSKQLKEHEMTTDKTSMERYSQPTKKFQEGPSSMLTKFSYKETKKATNNFSTIIGQGGFGTVYKAQFSDGSIVAVKHMDKVSEQAVEEFCREILLLARLHHRHLVALKGFCIEKHERFLMYEYMANGSLKDHLHTPGVAPLSWQTRIHIAIDVANALEYLHFYCDPPLCHRDIKSSNILLDENFVGKVADFGLAYASKDGSICFEPVNTEIRGTPGYMDPEYLVTQELKEKSDIYSYGVVLLELITSKRAIQDNKNLVESCQPLMTSESRFIELVDPAIGDTFDFDQLQTLVTLVKWCTHREGRARPSIKQVLRLLYECADPTHNGFLEAVVTEKGRNSKGKSHRRDNQSWDARGLASSSSTTRSYCSRSFLLENGSPQSPSNIPSI, from the exons ATGGTGCGATACAGCTGGATACTACTATTACAGTTACTGCTGTTGCTTGTCGTTACGCGTCTCTCTTCTGCAATGGCAGCTTCAG CAGGTTGCCCATTAGATCTAAGTGGCTCTAATATTACACGAGCTGCCGTAATTTGTTCGGAACCAGAATCTAGAGCAAGTTGCTGTCGTTATATCAACGCCCTTATTGCAGTATCTATTGCTCGTTATGCAAACACAACTAACAGCCTAGGTGTTTCTCCCGAAATATCCAATACATGTCTCCAAAATATATCCCAAACTTTAGAACTATATGGAATGACAAAACGAGCTTCAGCATTTTGTGGATTTGGGACGAAAATTTCCGCTAATTACGAGTGCCTTGGAATGACAACAGTCAACGAGATGCAGCAATCTCCCAATTTTTCCAACGTGACTCTATATTGCAGCGCACCGTTAGGAGAAGAACGTTGTAAAAAGTGTATAAATGCTGGAATTTTGTTTTTGAGAAATTTAGTGAAAGCGGGGGATAATATGACATTGAGCATTTGTAGGGATGCAACGTTTGTTGCTGTTGCTAGCCAAGTTGATGATGTTGCGGCTGTTGACCTTGCTAACTGTTTTTTTGGAGTTCAAGGACTCAGTAGCACTCCTG TTATTACAGGATCATCTCCCCCTAACTTTTCACCTGCTTCATCTCCAAGCCCGTCTGTTTCTGTAGGCCCAAGTCAATACTCTTTGACCATACCTAGAACTACTAGACACCATTCCTACCATCTGTCATTGGTTCCTGTTGTTGGCATTGCAGTTACAGCACTAGCCACTATGATGCTGGTATTAATGGTTTTCCTTATTCGCAGAAAAAGCAAACAACTTAAAGAACATGAGATGACGACCGATAAAACCTCAATGGAAAGATATTCTCAGCCAACAAAGAAGTTCCAAGAAG GTCCATCATCTATGTTAACAAAGTTCAGTTATAAAGAAACTAAAAAAGCAACCAACAATTTTAGTACGATTATTGGACAAGGGGGATTTGGGACTGTATATAAAGCTCAATTTAGTGATGGTTCAATAGTAGCAGTAAAACATATGGATAAAGTTTCTGAACAAGCTGTAGAAGAATTCTGCAGAGAAATTTTGCTTCTTGCTAGGCTTCATCATCGTCATCTTGTTGCCTTAAAAGGATTTTGCATTGAAAAACACGAAAG GTTTCTCATGTATGAATATATGGCAAACGGGAGCTTAAAGGATCATCTTCACA CTCCAGGTGTGGCTCCGCTGAGTTGGCAGACACGAATTCATATTGCAATTGACGTGGCAAATGCTTTG GAATACCTCCACTTCTACTGTGATCCTCCTCTGTGTCATAGAGACATCAAGTCCAGCAATATATTGCTTGATGAGAACTTCGTAGGAAAG GTTGCAGACTTTGGGCTTGCATATGCATCTAAAGATGGATCCATTTGTTTTGAACCGGTTAACACAGAGATCAGAGGAACTCCTG GTTACATGGATCCCGAATACTTAGTCACACAAGAACTAAAAGAAAAAAGCGACATCTACAGTTACGGGGTTGTGCTACTAGAATTAATAACCTCGAAACGAGCTATACAAGACAACAAAAACTTAGTAGAGTCATGCCAACCCCTAATGACATCCGAATCAAGATTCATAGAGCTTGTGGACCCCGCAATCGGAGACacctttgactttgaccaacTTCAAACCCTAGTCACACTTGTCAAATGGTGTACCCACAGAGAAGGGCGGGCTCGTCCTTCAATTAAACAGGTATTAAGGCTTCTATACGAGTGTGCGGACCCCACACATAATGGGTTTCTTGAAGCTGTAGTAACTGAAAAGGGGAGAAACAGTAAAGGTAAATCGCATAGGAGAGACAACCAAAGTTGGGATGCGCGCGGTTTGGCTTCTTCGTCTAGTACAACGCGGTCTTATTGTAGTAGAAGTTTTCTGCTTGAAAATGGATCACCTCAATCTCCTTCAAATATACCCTCCATATAA
- the LOC110889857 gene encoding probable receptor-like protein kinase At1g49730 isoform X5 has protein sequence MTKRASAFCGFGTKISANYECLGMTTVNEMQQSPNFSNVTLYCSAPLGEERCKKCINAGILFLRNLVKAGDNMTLSICRDATFVAVASQVDDVAAVDLANCFFGVQGLSSTPVITGSSPPNFSPASSPSPSVSVGPSQYSLTIPRTTRHHSYHLSLVPVVGIAVTALATMMLVLMVFLIRRKSKQLKEHEMTTDKTSMERYSQPTKKFQEVYAGPSSMLTKFSYKETKKATNNFSTIIGQGGFGTVYKAQFSDGSIVAVKHMDKVSEQAVEEFCREILLLARLHHRHLVALKGFCIEKHERFLMYEYMANGSLKDHLHTPGVAPLSWQTRIHIAIDVANALEYLHFYCDPPLCHRDIKSSNILLDENFVGKVADFGLAYASKDGSICFEPVNTEIRGTPGYMDPEYLVTQELKEKSDIYSYGVVLLELITSKRAIQDNKNLVESCQPLMTSESRFIELVDPAIGDTFDFDQLQTLVTLVKWCTHREGRARPSIKQVLRLLYECADPTHNGFLEAVVTEKGRNSKGKSHRRDNQSWDARGLASSSSTTRSYCSRSFLLENGSPQSPSNIPSI, from the exons ATGACAAAACGAGCTTCAGCATTTTGTGGATTTGGGACGAAAATTTCCGCTAATTACGAGTGCCTTGGAATGACAACAGTCAACGAGATGCAGCAATCTCCCAATTTTTCCAACGTGACTCTATATTGCAGCGCACCGTTAGGAGAAGAACGTTGTAAAAAGTGTATAAATGCTGGAATTTTGTTTTTGAGAAATTTAGTGAAAGCGGGGGATAATATGACATTGAGCATTTGTAGGGATGCAACGTTTGTTGCTGTTGCTAGCCAAGTTGATGATGTTGCGGCTGTTGACCTTGCTAACTGTTTTTTTGGAGTTCAAGGACTCAGTAGCACTCCTG TTATTACAGGATCATCTCCCCCTAACTTTTCACCTGCTTCATCTCCAAGCCCGTCTGTTTCTGTAGGCCCAAGTCAATACTCTTTGACCATACCTAGAACTACTAGACACCATTCCTACCATCTGTCATTGGTTCCTGTTGTTGGCATTGCAGTTACAGCACTAGCCACTATGATGCTGGTATTAATGGTTTTCCTTATTCGCAGAAAAAGCAAACAACTTAAAGAACATGAGATGACGACCGATAAAACCTCAATGGAAAGATATTCTCAGCCAACAAAGAAGTTCCAAGAAG TTTATGCAGGTCCATCATCTATGTTAACAAAGTTCAGTTATAAAGAAACTAAAAAAGCAACCAACAATTTTAGTACGATTATTGGACAAGGGGGATTTGGGACTGTATATAAAGCTCAATTTAGTGATGGTTCAATAGTAGCAGTAAAACATATGGATAAAGTTTCTGAACAAGCTGTAGAAGAATTCTGCAGAGAAATTTTGCTTCTTGCTAGGCTTCATCATCGTCATCTTGTTGCCTTAAAAGGATTTTGCATTGAAAAACACGAAAG GTTTCTCATGTATGAATATATGGCAAACGGGAGCTTAAAGGATCATCTTCACA CTCCAGGTGTGGCTCCGCTGAGTTGGCAGACACGAATTCATATTGCAATTGACGTGGCAAATGCTTTG GAATACCTCCACTTCTACTGTGATCCTCCTCTGTGTCATAGAGACATCAAGTCCAGCAATATATTGCTTGATGAGAACTTCGTAGGAAAG GTTGCAGACTTTGGGCTTGCATATGCATCTAAAGATGGATCCATTTGTTTTGAACCGGTTAACACAGAGATCAGAGGAACTCCTG GTTACATGGATCCCGAATACTTAGTCACACAAGAACTAAAAGAAAAAAGCGACATCTACAGTTACGGGGTTGTGCTACTAGAATTAATAACCTCGAAACGAGCTATACAAGACAACAAAAACTTAGTAGAGTCATGCCAACCCCTAATGACATCCGAATCAAGATTCATAGAGCTTGTGGACCCCGCAATCGGAGACacctttgactttgaccaacTTCAAACCCTAGTCACACTTGTCAAATGGTGTACCCACAGAGAAGGGCGGGCTCGTCCTTCAATTAAACAGGTATTAAGGCTTCTATACGAGTGTGCGGACCCCACACATAATGGGTTTCTTGAAGCTGTAGTAACTGAAAAGGGGAGAAACAGTAAAGGTAAATCGCATAGGAGAGACAACCAAAGTTGGGATGCGCGCGGTTTGGCTTCTTCGTCTAGTACAACGCGGTCTTATTGTAGTAGAAGTTTTCTGCTTGAAAATGGATCACCTCAATCTCCTTCAAATATACCCTCCATATAA